One segment of Nostoc flagelliforme CCNUN1 DNA contains the following:
- a CDS encoding vWA domain-containing protein — translation MKYYNRSLPLVFDISIWDNYQWNAFVGGSLKTRSIIQAGENKNYEFPTFAKEVFYRLHNSSPRRLPKVRPEAQWAVNLHNQLDEITEWQDLQGRCEHDRFAAGVAATSLLNKLIKLMPDSPKELEEVQQMRDQLLGLRDMKQALLDQNQQEAADRVEAMIQQTIIKGKLAVAEALAYAESLVEMRASLRDCCKDAIADYEDTEESLVAFGFNYSGRGGPQGGGRDNVSLQEKLELGRRLTRSPKLKLIAEQAGRLKRLREAFGGVKRKSNDTETQEFVAARTYGSRIDRVPMNDLLYLTDDDLFLLFAQKFAEGRLPQNVWESRKEMGEGPVIVCLDSSGSMTTQREVWAKAVALNVAMIANKNKRDFCLIHFDHSVRRTDVFPFEAMNTEFRNRLLSSIGYQATGGTNFELPLRASVEQIRNSKIFNKADIILVTDGEDSISPEFLDEFNKAKEELKFTCYGICVETEISSALLQVCDQTVSVTDMANDVGAVEMLASL, via the coding sequence ATGAAGTACTATAACCGCAGCCTGCCTTTAGTTTTTGACATCTCGATTTGGGACAACTACCAATGGAACGCTTTCGTTGGAGGCAGCTTGAAAACTCGCTCGATCATCCAGGCAGGCGAAAATAAAAACTACGAGTTCCCCACGTTCGCTAAGGAGGTTTTTTATCGCCTCCACAATTCTTCACCTCGCCGATTGCCCAAAGTCCGCCCAGAGGCGCAATGGGCAGTTAATTTGCACAACCAACTTGACGAGATTACCGAATGGCAGGACTTGCAGGGACGCTGTGAACATGACAGGTTTGCAGCAGGCGTGGCGGCTACATCTTTGCTGAATAAGTTAATCAAGCTGATGCCAGATTCACCCAAGGAACTAGAGGAAGTTCAACAGATGCGCGACCAGCTGCTTGGGCTGCGCGATATGAAGCAGGCATTGCTCGATCAAAACCAACAAGAAGCAGCTGATCGGGTGGAGGCGATGATTCAGCAAACCATCATTAAAGGTAAGTTGGCTGTGGCGGAAGCTCTTGCCTACGCCGAATCCCTGGTTGAAATGCGGGCATCCCTCCGAGATTGCTGCAAGGATGCGATCGCCGATTATGAGGATACCGAAGAATCCCTGGTTGCCTTTGGATTTAACTACAGTGGACGTGGTGGCCCGCAGGGCGGCGGACGTGACAACGTATCGTTGCAGGAAAAACTAGAACTTGGTCGTCGCCTGACCCGTTCGCCCAAACTCAAACTGATCGCTGAACAAGCAGGCAGGCTCAAGCGCCTCCGAGAGGCATTTGGAGGGGTTAAGCGCAAATCGAATGACACGGAAACGCAAGAGTTTGTAGCTGCCAGAACTTATGGCAGCCGCATCGACCGGGTGCCAATGAACGATTTACTTTATTTGACGGATGATGACTTGTTCTTGCTTTTTGCTCAAAAGTTCGCTGAGGGACGGCTACCACAGAATGTTTGGGAATCTCGCAAGGAAATGGGCGAGGGGCCAGTCATTGTTTGCCTAGATAGTTCTGGTTCAATGACAACGCAGAGGGAAGTCTGGGCGAAAGCTGTAGCGCTCAACGTGGCTATGATCGCCAACAAAAACAAGCGAGACTTCTGCTTGATTCACTTCGACCATTCTGTGAGGCGGACGGACGTGTTCCCGTTTGAGGCAATGAATACTGAATTTCGGAACAGGTTGTTATCGAGTATTGGTTATCAAGCCACTGGCGGGACTAACTTTGAATTGCCTCTAAGGGCATCAGTAGAGCAGATTCGGAACTCGAAAATTTTCAACAAGGCTGATATTATCCTCGTCACCGATGGCGAAGATTCTATCAGCCCAGAGTTTTTGGATGAATTCAACAAAGCCAAAGAGGAGCTAAAGTTCACCTGCTATGGTATTTGTGTTGAAACTGAAATCTCGTCAGCCTTGCTTCAAGTATGTGACCAAACTGTATCAGTCACTGATATGGCAAATGATGTAGGAGCCGTAGAAATGCTTGCTTCCCTGTAA
- a CDS encoding DNA polymerase III subunit beta family protein has protein sequence MIYTSKLTQICSVNISDFCKAIAIASQVAVSENHPLLLYLLFEVTATEMIITAEHLSSWSQSFICKIPLVAGQKATKFMVLSESLRKLCFRWQSWTTQVDICITEDGIGRDCLLLKGKTPENNDFEFILMPPPPNVGDESSFPDPDVIITEEGNASVDAAAFGLALQKVAIAMSTDRTKGCMCGMKLESVGTQLQLTATDGSVAAYAAIACTGTAFVGVIDSGTVKILCQILSRSTGALEIKFGKATYSQNFFSFEIGAYSFCSKVLEVKLFPQIHKLLAGAVKAPTKLVGSCKQLLASVERMLAVSDSNRRVFLMTDNGDVAVYGCHGDVICGEAVELTLTGNDILFPVNGVKLQKALKAIADAEGEIEIYLSQGLALMKAGECYQIVAAIEMRGSLEFPSPSKLKAVPAPATEEPMQEEEAATEPESEAQAEQLEPTELSPEADQMPSFLDRYMDLKQKYAEHILIAHVGNFYEAYKEDARQLAAGLDLLLTSKPAGATRVPMCNLPDFALEKYLNTLTMLGYSVAIADYPEQFHDDEPQIEVVRVIEVEF, from the coding sequence ATGATTTATACGTCCAAGTTAACACAGATTTGTTCAGTCAACATTAGTGATTTTTGTAAGGCGATCGCCATCGCTTCACAAGTCGCCGTGAGTGAAAATCACCCTCTGCTGCTGTACTTGCTCTTTGAAGTAACGGCAACCGAAATGATTATTACAGCAGAGCATTTGAGTTCGTGGAGTCAGAGTTTTATTTGTAAGATTCCGCTTGTCGCTGGGCAGAAGGCTACTAAATTCATGGTGCTTTCTGAAAGCTTGCGAAAGCTGTGCTTTAGATGGCAATCTTGGACGACTCAGGTAGACATTTGTATCACAGAAGACGGCATTGGGCGGGACTGCCTACTGTTGAAAGGAAAAACGCCTGAGAACAATGACTTTGAATTTATTCTGATGCCTCCACCGCCTAATGTTGGTGATGAAAGCAGCTTCCCAGATCCTGATGTCATTATTACGGAAGAGGGAAATGCATCTGTTGATGCTGCTGCTTTTGGGCTGGCATTGCAAAAGGTTGCGATCGCCATGTCAACAGACAGAACGAAAGGGTGCATGTGTGGCATGAAGTTAGAGAGCGTTGGCACTCAGTTGCAACTTACGGCGACAGATGGTAGCGTTGCCGCCTACGCAGCAATCGCCTGCACCGGGACGGCGTTCGTTGGAGTCATTGATTCTGGCACCGTTAAAATACTGTGTCAGATTTTGTCCCGTTCTACGGGCGCTTTAGAAATTAAGTTTGGCAAGGCAACTTACTCGCAGAACTTCTTTAGTTTTGAGATTGGTGCTTACTCGTTTTGCAGTAAAGTCCTGGAAGTAAAGTTGTTCCCGCAAATCCATAAGCTACTCGCTGGTGCGGTGAAGGCTCCCACAAAGCTTGTTGGTAGCTGCAAGCAGTTGCTAGCCTCTGTTGAGCGAATGCTTGCTGTGAGCGACAGCAACAGGCGAGTTTTTCTGATGACCGACAACGGTGATGTCGCTGTCTACGGCTGCCACGGCGACGTGATTTGTGGGGAAGCTGTCGAGCTAACGCTTACTGGCAATGATATTTTGTTCCCGGTGAATGGTGTCAAGCTGCAAAAGGCGTTGAAGGCGATCGCTGACGCTGAAGGGGAAATAGAAATCTATTTAAGCCAAGGTTTGGCGTTGATGAAGGCTGGCGAGTGCTACCAGATTGTAGCAGCGATTGAGATGCGCGGCAGCTTGGAGTTTCCTAGCCCTAGTAAGCTGAAGGCAGTTCCCGCACCAGCCACCGAAGAACCGATGCAGGAGGAAGAGGCAGCCACAGAACCTGAGTCGGAAGCCCAGGCGGAACAACTAGAACCAACGGAGCTTTCACCTGAAGCCGATCAAATGCCTTCGTTCCTTGATCGATACATGGATCTGAAGCAGAAGTACGCCGAACACATATTGATTGCTCATGTCGGCAACTTCTACGAGGCGTACAAAGAAGATGCCCGCCAATTGGCTGCTGGACTCGATTTGCTGTTAACAAGCAAGCCCGCCGGAGCCACCAGAGTACCAATGTGCAATCTGCCAGATTTCGCATTAGAAAAGTACCTGAACACGCTAACAATGTTGGGTTATTCGGTGGCGATCGCTGATTACCCTGAACAGTTCCATGATGATGAACCGCAGATTGAAGTGGTGAGGGTGATTGAAGTCGAGTTCTGA
- a CDS encoding DUF4417 domain-containing protein yields the protein MQSASWQERHRDNHYTINDFFCPEVTGEFDIPVLERCDAIPSIDMYPYDKLKHYPKAAVPGQYALHFFMGDEMFQKAWFSPKITLSPVERVGLAITPDFSLYSDWTYSVQLWQTYRTRWLGAYWASEGVQVIPSVSWSDDRSFEFCFDGLPIGGTFAIATMELSEPEAVADKRLNESLSAAERSRAAGKSQSVGVRG from the coding sequence GTGCAATCAGCGTCCTGGCAGGAGAGGCACAGGGACAATCATTACACAATCAACGATTTCTTCTGTCCAGAGGTAACGGGCGAGTTTGACATTCCTGTTCTAGAGCGGTGCGATGCCATTCCCAGCATCGATATGTACCCCTACGACAAGCTCAAGCATTATCCAAAAGCAGCCGTACCTGGGCAGTATGCGCTGCACTTTTTCATGGGCGACGAGATGTTCCAAAAGGCTTGGTTCAGCCCGAAAATCACCCTATCTCCAGTTGAAAGAGTCGGGCTGGCAATCACGCCAGACTTTAGCTTGTACAGCGACTGGACTTATTCAGTGCAGCTTTGGCAAACCTACCGTACCCGATGGCTGGGTGCTTACTGGGCATCCGAGGGAGTGCAAGTAATCCCCAGCGTTTCTTGGTCAGACGATCGCAGCTTTGAATTTTGCTTCGACGGGCTTCCTATTGGCGGCACTTTTGCGATCGCCACGATGGAATTGTCAGAACCAGAAGCAGTGGCAGATAAGAGACTCAATGAGTCATTGAGCGCTGCTGAACGCTCTCGTGCGGCTGGAAAATCACAATCGGTAGGAGTTAGGGGATGA